One Candidatus Sulfurimonas baltica DNA segment encodes these proteins:
- a CDS encoding arylamine N-acetyltransferase family protein, translating into MEEKQPSLQLVKDIQKKHLESFSFNNISVLLKQPISLEIEDIINKIVINNFGGYCFEHNKLIHDVLQSLGFNVRILVARVVNNQDIDTPRTHRITLLEQDGDKYIVDVGFGAMCPKTPIKIDILNDSNQGYRIIKNNGNEFQLELSTQKGYFTLYKFNLENYTQADCIMGNFYSSNHPNAVFVNNFVIALKLEDITLSLRNNSYHKISENHTEIINVTNPMQLYSIINDDFSISITEEQSSKLFGITKKLLENL; encoded by the coding sequence ATTGAAGAAAAGCAACCATCACTTCAATTAGTTAAAGATATACAAAAAAAGCACCTTGAAAGTTTTAGTTTTAATAATATTTCAGTATTGCTCAAGCAACCAATATCATTAGAGATAGAAGATATTATAAATAAAATTGTCATCAATAACTTTGGTGGATATTGTTTTGAGCACAATAAATTGATTCACGATGTACTCCAATCATTAGGATTTAATGTGCGTATTTTAGTAGCAAGAGTAGTTAACAATCAAGATATAGACACACCAAGAACTCATCGTATTACATTGTTGGAACAAGATGGTGATAAATATATTGTTGATGTCGGTTTTGGTGCAATGTGTCCTAAAACACCTATTAAAATAGATATATTAAACGATTCTAATCAAGGATATAGAATCATCAAAAATAATGGCAATGAATTTCAGCTAGAGCTATCAACCCAAAAAGGATACTTTACTTTGTATAAGTTCAATTTAGAAAACTATACGCAAGCAGACTGTATCATGGGAAATTTTTATTCTTCAAATCATCCAAATGCAGTCTTTGTAAATAATTTTGTAATCGCCTTAAAACTTGAAGATATAACACTTTCATTGAGAAATAATAGTTATCACAAAATAAGTGAAAATCATACTGAAATCATAAATGTAACTAATCCTATGCAATTGTATTCAATAATCAATGATGATTTTAGTATATCAATCACAGAGGAACAAAGTAGTAAATTATTTGGAATAACAAAGAAGTTATTAGAAAATTTATAA